A single genomic interval of bacterium harbors:
- a CDS encoding AAA family ATPase, producing MEVNIQEINERIQKESAFVDALRMEIGKVIIGQKGMVDRLLIGVLADGHILLEGVPGLAKTTAIKTLASAMKASFHRIQFTPDLLPADLIGTMIYNQKNGEFQTKQGPIFANFILADEINRSPAKVQSALLEAMQERQVTIGEETFFLPRPFLVMATQNPIEQEGTYPLPEAQVDRFMLKVKIDYPSREEELGIMRQQIASELPVANPVVSTEDILNARQALHEVYMDEKIERYILDIVQATRDPRAFNLERLASYIAYGGSPRASINLAVAGKAHAFIQRRGYVIPEDIRAVCFDVLRHRVAVTYEAEAEEMNSEMIIQEILDSIEVP from the coding sequence ATGGAAGTCAATATCCAGGAAATCAACGAACGGATTCAGAAAGAGAGCGCATTCGTCGACGCGCTTCGCATGGAGATCGGCAAGGTGATCATCGGCCAGAAAGGCATGGTCGACCGTCTGCTGATCGGCGTGCTGGCCGATGGACATATTCTGCTCGAGGGCGTCCCGGGCCTGGCAAAAACGACGGCGATCAAAACGCTGGCATCAGCGATGAAAGCATCGTTTCACCGCATCCAGTTCACTCCCGATCTGCTTCCGGCCGATTTGATCGGCACAATGATCTACAATCAGAAGAACGGCGAGTTCCAGACGAAGCAGGGACCGATTTTCGCCAATTTCATCCTTGCCGACGAAATCAACCGTTCGCCCGCCAAGGTGCAGAGTGCACTGCTCGAGGCAATGCAGGAACGGCAGGTCACCATCGGGGAAGAAACGTTTTTCCTCCCGCGTCCCTTCCTCGTCATGGCAACGCAGAACCCCATCGAACAGGAAGGCACCTATCCGCTTCCCGAAGCGCAGGTCGACCGTTTCATGCTCAAGGTGAAAATCGACTATCCTTCGCGGGAGGAAGAACTCGGCATCATGCGTCAGCAGATTGCCTCGGAGCTGCCGGTCGCCAATCCCGTCGTTTCCACCGAGGATATTCTCAATGCCCGTCAGGCACTGCATGAAGTGTACATGGATGAAAAGATCGAGCGCTACATCCTCGATATCGTCCAGGCCACGCGTGACCCGCGGGCATTCAATCTCGAGCGGCTCGCGAGCTACATCGCCTATGGCGGTTCCCCGCGCGCCAGCATCAACCTCGCCGTCGCCGGCAAGGCGCATGCCTTCATTCAGCGCCGGGGCTACGTGATACCTGAAGACATTCGTGCCGTCTGCTTCGACGTGCTGCGCCACCGAGTGGCGGTGACCTACGAAGCGGAAGCGGAGGAAATGAACTCGGAAATGATCATCCAGGAAATACTCGACAGCATCGAAGTGCCCTGA
- a CDS encoding radical SAM protein — protein MGFPARKKNCAGFCTIAAVDDHQHRHAMPILCNYYLTYRCNAYCDFCHFGDHKAFHASRHAPTADVMRNIPDLRRLGVRFIDLTGGEPLLHPDIDAIAGEAQRHGMRTSITTNGLLYPKLAERLRGKVDLLHFSLDSADAEQHDAMRGIACFSHVLESLDIARELGEKPDLLFTVTNENYRQMDAVYELAQERGLLLLLNPIFSYFREEGLGAEALAYTEQFARKSMVYLNPSFITLRRMGGNDPQDPLCKAVSRVIVLSPENEILLPCYHLHFEKIPVGDSLVDAWQQPRVQWHREREGRHDFCEGCTINCYFEPSFAFPTNRLALASVPSKIRYGYAKYVLQTLRKR, from the coding sequence ATGGGGTTTCCCGCCCGCAAAAAAAACTGCGCAGGATTTTGTACTATTGCAGCAGTCGACGATCACCAGCACAGGCATGCGATGCCCATTCTCTGCAACTATTACCTCACCTATCGCTGCAATGCATACTGCGATTTCTGTCACTTCGGGGATCACAAGGCGTTTCACGCGAGTCGGCATGCACCGACGGCAGATGTCATGCGCAATATCCCGGATCTGCGGCGGCTGGGTGTGCGCTTTATCGACCTGACGGGAGGGGAACCGCTGCTTCATCCCGACATCGATGCCATCGCGGGTGAGGCGCAGAGGCATGGCATGCGTACGAGCATCACGACGAATGGACTGCTCTACCCTAAACTGGCGGAGCGCCTGCGGGGGAAGGTGGATCTCCTGCACTTTTCACTCGACAGCGCTGACGCAGAACAGCATGATGCCATGCGCGGTATCGCGTGTTTCAGCCATGTGCTCGAGTCGCTCGATATCGCGCGCGAGCTCGGTGAAAAACCGGATCTGCTGTTCACCGTCACGAACGAGAATTACCGGCAGATGGATGCGGTGTACGAGCTGGCGCAGGAGCGGGGATTGCTGCTGCTGCTCAATCCCATCTTCAGCTATTTCCGGGAAGAGGGACTCGGTGCAGAGGCGCTCGCATACACCGAACAGTTTGCGCGCAAGAGCATGGTATACCTCAATCCTTCCTTCATCACCCTGCGCCGCATGGGCGGAAATGACCCGCAGGATCCGCTGTGCAAGGCGGTGAGCAGGGTGATCGTGCTGAGTCCCGAAAACGAAATCCTTCTTCCATGCTATCATCTGCATTTCGAAAAAATCCCTGTCGGCGACAGTCTGGTCGATGCCTGGCAGCAGCCCCGTGTGCAGTGGCATCGTGAGCGGGAAGGACGACACGACTTCTGTGAAGGCTGCACCATCAACTGCTACTTCGAACCTTCATTCGCCTTTCCCACCAACCGGCTCGCTCTCGCTTCTGTACCATCCAAAATCCGCTACGGATACGCGAAGTACGTCCTTCAAACACTGCGAAAGCGCTGA